The window CGCGGTCAGGTCCGCACCGGTCAGCTCGTCGGCGTAGTGCTCAGCGGCACGCCGGTAGAACTCCGACCGCGTCATACCGTGCTTCTGCGCGATGTGGTCGAAGCGCTCCGCCGTATGGTCCGGGAGGCTGATCGCTGTCTTCATGAATCCAAGGTATAACTTTTTCTACCGACCCGCCAGGGTGGACGAGTGGAACGCCGTGTCGACCTCAGGCCGCTGACTCAAGCAACACAGAACTCGTTGCCCTCGGGGTCGAGCATCACGACGTGGCCAAGAACTGAGCCACGTTCGTCGGTGTACTCCTCCTCACGCACCCTGGTCGCTCCCGCACCCTCGAGCTCCGCGACCTTCGCACGGATCAGATCGGCCCGCTGGAGCCAGTCCCACGGCGGTTCGCCGGCAACCCGGATGTCGATGTGGAAGCCATGCCCCGAGCATATATGTCGGGCCTAGTCGAGGAGCCGTCGGTTACGAACACCGCGGGACCCCACCCCCTGCAAGAATGCGTTGCTGATGAACCATCTGCTGGACCTCGGGTCCCGGAAGTTCTGGCGACTGGTCGGCAAGCCCGTCGACCTCGCCACCGACCACTCCTGGTTGCGCGCCCCGATGAGTCATTCCTCCGCGGTCGCGGACGGCTGGATCCGCAGATCCGCGACTTCTACGAGCACACCGCCGCCTGGCACATGGAGGTGTGGAGCGGATGGTCACCGCTCTTCTGGCCGGCCGGTGAGCTGATCGCGCGGTTGTTCGGCCGCCGGGTGGAGCAGCTGTCTCTGCCGATGCGCCCGCTCGACGTCGCGCACGGGATGGACAGCCGGGTCCGCGTGATCCGCGACCGGGACGGCGAGCAGGTGGGCGCTGCGTGGTTGCGGACGCTCCGGCCGTCTGGCCGCTACGTGTTCAGCGGCTGCTACTCGGCGCGGCGGCTCCCCGGTGCGGCGCAGCCGAGCGTCCACGTCGCGTTCCCGCTCGAGTCCGGCAACGTCCAGGTGTTCCTGCGCCCCGTGATCAGCGACGGGGGCGGGCTTGTCCTGGAGTCGCCTCCGGGACGGTTCGGGCAGGACGGCGCGTACGTCGTCGTCCATGACGGCGGGCGGGACTTCGCTGCGCGCGTCCCGCTGCACGAGACCCTCCGCCTGTACTGCGACCCGTACGGGGTGCTCCGCACCGACCACGAGCTGCGGATGCGGCGCACCTGGATGATGCGTCTGCACTACAAGATGGAGCGCGCCCGGTGATCCGCACCTTTACTGACGGGGCTTTACCCGTTTGGTCGGGACGGCGGTGAGTGGATCTTCCGGCCACGGATGGCGGGGGTAGCGGGCGCGCAGGTCGGCTCGGACCTGGGGATAACCCTGCTTCCAGAAGGAGGCGAGATCGCTCGTGATCGCGACCGGGCGTCGGGCGGGCGACAGCAGGTGCAAGACGACGGGGACACGACCGTCCGCGACGGCCGGCGTGGCGGTCCAGCCGAACACCTCCTGCAGCTTTACTGCGAGGACCGGCGGCTCGACGCCGTCGTATCCGAGCCGAACCTCGGAGCCCGACGGGACCTGGAGCCGTTCGGGTGCGAGCTCACCGAACCGGGCTGCCGCGGGCCACGGCAGCAGTCGCCGGAGCGCCGAGGCCACGTCGATGTGGGCAAGATCGCGGGAGCCGCGCACCGACGCGAGCTCGGTACCCAGCCACTCGTCAAGATCGGCCAGCAGTGCTTCGTCGTCGACCGCGGGCCACGGGGCGCCGAGGTGGGCGTGGCAGAACGCGAGCCGCTCTCGCAGGGCGAGTGCGGCCTCCGACCAGCGCAGCACGGACAGGCCGCTGCGCCGGATGCCGTCGCGGACGGCGGCTTGGACGAGCAGCGGGTCAGGCTTGGCCAGCGGGACATCGCCCAGCACGATCGCGCCCAGCGCCTCGACGCGCCGCGTCACGATCCGGCCGTCGTCCCAGCGGATCTGGTCGGTGGTCGAGACCAGGCCGCCTGCGATGTCTCGCGCCGTCTGCTCGTCGATCGGCGCCGCGGAACGGATCCTGGCGTCGGCGCGACCGGGTGCCCGGTCAGCAACCGCGATCGCCAGCCAGGTACTGGTCCGCAACGGCGACTGCGGATCCAGCGCGGCGCCCGTGCCACCGGACATCTGGTACGTCGTCGAGTCGGTCCCCCTAGCCCGCGCGATCCGGTCCGGATACGCCAGCCCCACCACGATCCCAGCGGCGAGATCGTCCGGCACTCGGCGCGCCGCTGACCCGCCCGATGTGTCGCCGGTTGCGCCACGGCCGAGGCGCTTCGTCTCTTCTCGCCAGCGAGCAGTGGCTCCGCGGTCCTCGCCGCGGCGAAGCGCTCGCCAGCGGGCCGGCAGGTCATCGCCGGAGCCGCGGCCGGAGTCGTCCGAGAGCAGCGCGACGACCTCGCGTGCCCGGTCGGCGCCGACCCGCGGCGTCCCGTCCAGCAACGCACGAGCAAGGCGAGGATGCGCCCCGATCGCCGCCATCCGCCGGCCCCGTTCGGTGATCCGGCCGTCGTCGTCAACTGCATCGATGCTGCGCAGCAGCTTGATGGCCGCGGTCATCGCCACCGCCGGCGGCGCCTCGAGCAGGGTCAGACCGGCACCAGCGGGCGCACCCCACGCTGCGAGGTCGAGGGCGAAGCCTGCCAGGTCGGCGATGGCGATCTCCGGCGCCGCATGAGCGTCAAGACGCCCGTGGTCGGTCGCAGACCAGCACCGATAGACCCGGCCTGGCGCCTCCCGCCCGGCGCGACCCGCTCGCTGGTCGGCCGAGGATCTTGAGACCCGGCAGGTGACCAGCGCACCGAGGCCGCGGGACTGGTCGGTCCGCGGCTCCCGGGCAAGACCCGAGTCGACCACGACCCGCACCCCGGGCACGGTCAGCGAGCTCTCCGCGACCGACGTCGTGACCACGATCCGTCGGGTGGCGGACGGCGCCAGCGCGCGGTCCTGTTCAGCCCTGGACTGCCGGCCGAACAACGGCAGGACGTTCTGCCCGGCCAGCCGGCGAGCCACCCCGTTGATCTCGGCCTCCCCCGGCACGAACACGAGGATGTCGCCCTCGTTCTCGGCGAGTGCACGCTGGACGACGGCGGCGACGTGATCCAGCAGGCGCGGGTCGACCCGCCCGCCGGGCAGCAGCGGCGCCGGGACCGGCGGTGGGGCCCACTCGATCGCCACGTCGAACAGCGCGGCGGACGCGGTGATCACGGGTGCCGGAACGTCCGTGCCCAGTGCGCGGCTCAGCCTGACCGTGTCCGCAGTGGCCGAGGTCGCCACGATCGCCAGGTCTTCCCGAAGATTCGCCCGGATGTCGAGGCAGAGCGCGAGCAGCAGGTCGGCATCGAGGTGCCGCTCGTGGCACTCGTCGATCACGATCGCGGCGACACCCGGGAGTTCCGGATCCTGCTGCAGACGCCGTACGAGGAGCCCTGTGGTGACCACCTCGACGCGGAGCCCCTTGCCGCCGGCGCGTTCCCCGCGCATCGCGTAGCCGATCCGCTGCCCCAGCGGTTCGCCGACCAGCATCGCCAGCCGGGTCGCGGCCGCGCGGGTCGCCATCCGGCGCGGCTCGGCGACGATGATCGTGCCCTCCAACGCGTCGGCCAGCGCGAGCGGCAGCAGCGAGGTCTTCCCCGACCCGGGCGGCGCGACGAGCACTGCGGTACCGCGCGACCGCACCGCGTCGACGGTGGCAGGCAGAACCGCCCGGACAGGCAGGGCCGCCCCTGGCACCGACGGGTCAGGGAGCAGCACGCCCTGACTGACCATCGGGTCGACCGTCACAGGTCCGCGACCCGTCGAAGGCCGGCGTCGACTGCGTCCATCAGGCATGCTCGGCCGGGCTCCTAGTCCGCAGAGCCCGGCGGGACCACCCATTGGGTGGGCTGACCGGTGACGGCGGCGATCATGTCGAAGTCACCGTCGTAGTGCAGGACTGAGGCCTGGTGCCGCTCGGCGACCGCTGCGATCACGAGATCTGCCACCGACAAGGCCCGCCAGTTCCCTGCGCCAACCAGCTGTGCCTGCACCTCGGCGGCACGATCCCAGACCTCGTCCGGAGTGGGCAGCCAGTCAAAGCCTCGCAGCCCGTCGCGGATCCGTTCCGCGTCGCTTTTCGACCGGGCAGAGTGCATGACCTCCAGCTCGACAGCACCGCAGATCGCCAGGCGTCCGGCCTGATGCAGCGGTTGGAGCACATCCCGGGCTGCGGGCTTCGAGTAGCGGGCGAACGCGGACTTGTCGATCAGGTAGCGCGTCGCCACGGTCAGGCGGCGCCCTGGGCGTTGCCGTCGGCCCGCTGGATCGGCCCGGTCAGGTCCGGGAGGCCACCCTCGTCCAGCCAGTCGAAGAACTGCTCCCGCTTGCGCCGCTTGATCGCGTCCTCCAGGGCCGCATTCACCGTCGCAACCTTCGTCGTCGTCCCGAAAATCTCCGCCGCCGCGGCGAGCTTCTCGTCGTCCATGTCGATCACGGTACGAGTCATGGTGACCACCTCCAACGCACACACCTTACCCCGTTGATATCAAGATTCGCGAGTATTGATATCAGGATCGGCCCTGCGGCCATCCGGCCGGGCTTGCCACCACCTTCGGGTGCTGGGCCGGCACAAGGACCTCGACCCCAACCATCGCAGTGGACGGACCGTGCACGTCTCGGCGCTGTCTGCCGACGCTGGGCAGGAAAGCTGGAGATCGCGTTCGGACCGGAAGGACAAGGGCTCTCACGGGGCCGGGCCCCGATAGGTTCGCCGCCATGCGGACGAGCACCCACGAAGGGGACCCGATGAACGCGGATCACTACGACGGCTTCGCCGACAGCTACGACGCCGAGAACGTGGACAGCCTGCTCAACGCCTACTACAACCGGCCCGCTCTGGTCCGCCTGGCTGGCGACGTCACGGGGCGACGGATACTCGACGCGGGGTGCGGTGCCGGACCGATCACCGCGGAACTGCAGGCCAGAGGCGCGGTGATGACCGGGTTCGACGGCAGCCCCGCGATGATCGACCTGGCACGACAACGGCTCGGCAACGACGTGCCGCTGCGCGTCGCCGACCTCGGGCAGCCTCTGCCGTACGCGGACGACAGGTTCGACGACGTCATCGCCTCCCTCGTGCTGCACTACCTCAAGGACTGGTCCGCACCGCTCGCAGAGATCCGGCGGATCCTCAAGCCGGGTGGGCGGCTCATCCTGTCCGTCAACCATCCCTTCGTCCACGCGTTCAGCTACCCGACGGAGGACAACTTCGCGCTGAGGCAGTACTCGGAAGAGTTCGAGTTCGCCGGCACGAAGGCGACCCTCACGTTCTGGAACAGGCCTCTGCACGCGATGACCGACGCTTTCACCGCCGCGGGCTTCCGCATCGCCGTCGTGAGCGAACCCCCGCCCGCCCCGGACACGCCACGCGACCTCCTCCCGCCCCGCCTCGCGGCGGGCGAGCGGAGCGCCTTCTTCGCGTTCCTCTTCTTCGTCCTCGAAGCGGCCTGAGCACGGAAGGGGTCCTGTGCACGATGTGTCGGCCCCGTCACAGCCAGTAGAACCGGTGCGAGCAGGGCGCCGAGCCCAGGCGCCAGTTACCCTACGGCGGTGCCAACGAACGCGGGGATCGACCCGGACGAGCTCGCCACGACCCTTCGGGTGCTGGGCCGGCTCAAGGACCTCGACCCCAACCATCCCGATGTCCAGACGGTCAAACGGGCGACCGGTTACATGTGGAAGCTGCTCAAGAAATCCCGCAAGGCAGCGGTCCGTGAGGAGATCCAGGCGCACGACCGGAGCGTCATCGAGCAGACGGCGACCGGTTCGGCGGCGCGGATCGACGACGAGACCGCCGGCATCCCGCTGGTCTCGAACGCGCCGGGGGCGTTCGCCGGGGAGCTGCGCACCGCCCGCGGCTGCTACATCTGCAAGACGGACTACACGCTGGTCGACTCGTTCTATCACTGGCTGTGCCCGGACTGTGCCGCGAAGAGCCACGCGCGGCGCGACCAGCGCACGGACCTGACCGGCCGCCGCGCCCTGCTCACCGGGGGCCGGGCGAAGATCGGCATGTACATCGCGTTACGTCTGCTGCGCGACGGCGCTCACCTCACCATCACCACCCGCTTCCCGAAGGACGCGGTGCGCCGCTTCTCGGCGATGCCCGACGCCGCGGACTGGCTGCACCGGCTCAAGATCGTCGGGATCGACCTGCGCGATCCCACCCAGGTGATCGCCCTGGCCGACGACGTCGCCGCGGCGGGCCCGCTGGACATCCTGGTCAACAACGCCTGCCAGACGGTCCGCCGGTCCCCGGGGTCCTACTCGCAGCTCGTCACGGGCGAGTCGTCGCCGGTCGCCCCGCTTCCCCACGGGCTGGTAGCGCCAGAGATGGTCACGTTCGATCACATCTCGGAGGCGCACCCTGCTGCGATCGCGGGGGCGCTGACCGCCCTGTCGGTCGCCCACCACGAGGGGCAGTCGCAGGACGACGCCGTCGCCATGCACACCGCGGCGTCCCTGACGGCGCTGGCGCTCCGGGCGGGCTCGGCCTCCCTGGATGCCCACCTGGCCGGCACGGCCGTCGATGCCGGCGGGCTGCTCCCCGACCTGCAGACGACCAACTCGTGGACCCAGGTCGTGGACGAGGTCGACCCGCTGGAGCTCCTGGAGGTCCAGCTCTGCAACGCGATCGCGCCGTTCCTGCTCATCTCCCGGCTGCGGCCCGCGATGCGGGCCGCGACGTCCAAGGCGCGACGCGGGTACGTCGTCAACGTCTCGGCGATGGAGGGGCAGTTCTCCCGACGTTACAAGGGCGCGGGACACCCGCACACCAACATGGCCAAGGCCGCCCTCAACATGCTGACCCGGACCTCCGCCGCGGAGATGTTCGAGAAGGACCGGGTCCTGATGACCGCGGTGGACACCGGGTGGATCACGGACGAGCGCCCGCACCAGGAGAAGCTGCGCCTCGCCGCCGAGGGCTGGCACGCGCCCCTCGACCTGGTCGACGGCGCCGCCCGCGTCTACGACCCGATCGTCCAGGGCGAGGCCGGGACCGACCTGTACGGCTGCTTCCTCAAGGACTACGAGCCGTCGCCCTGGTAGCGCTCGGCTCAGGCCGCGATGGGCCCGATCACGAAATCTGCCTACGCAACGTTCCGAAAGTTGCATGCCACAGATCCTGAAAGTTGTAGGCTGGCCCGTCGATGTTGCTGCAGGGCGAGACCCCGGTCCTGCTGGACGAATGGCAGGCGCACCCTCCGTTGTGGAACCTCGTGCGCCGAGCCGTCGACGACCGCCAGGCAAAGGGACAGTTCATCCTTACCGGTTCGGCCACGCCCGACGACGACGCCCGCCGACACACGGGAGCGGGACGGTTCGCCGTCATACAGATGCGCCCCATGAGCCTGTACGAGACCGGGCACTCGACCGGGCAGGTCTCGCTCGCCGCGATGTTCGACGGCGAAGCGCCCCGCGCCTTCGACCCGGACTGGACCCCGACAAGCGCACGCGAGCGGATCGCCGAACGTGTCGCCATCGGCGGCTGGCCGGTCAACGTCGGCCTCAACACCGCCGACGCACTGCTGACCAACCGGGACTACCTGGACGTGGTGCGCCGCTACGACATCCAGAGAGCCACCGGAAGCGGCAAGGACCCCGAGGTGGCCCTCCGCGTGATGCGCTCGTTCGCCCGAGGCGTCTCGACCCCGATGAGCGAAGTCACTATCGCCAAGGACCTCCGCGAAGGTGAGGCGCCGGAAAGAGGACCCGACGCGACCAGCCGGGACGCGGTCAGTACCCACCTGGACGCCCTGCGCCGTCTGCGACTGGTCGAGGACCAGCCCGCGTGGGGGCCGAGCATGCGCTCCGCGCGCCGCCTGCAGGCCTCTCCGAAGCGGCACTTCGTCGACCCGTCGCTGGCCGTTGCCGCGCTCCAGGTCGGGGTGGAACCCCTGGCCACCGACGTCAAGACACTCGGGATGCTGTTCGAGTCCCTGGCAGTGCGCGACCTGCGCGTGTACAGCCAGCCGCTGGGAGGGCGCGTGTCGTACTACCGCGACTACGACAAGCTCGAGGTGGACGCCATCGTGGAACTCCACGACGGCCGCTGGGGAGCATTCGAGATCAAGCTCGGCACAGCGACGAACGTCATCGACACCGCCGCGACGAACCTGAAGAAGATGGCCGCACTCGTCGATGACAACCGGTGCGCCTTCCTCGCGGTACTGACCAACGGGGGCATGGCAACCCGACGACCGGACGGAGTTGACGTCGTCCCGCTGCGCATGCTCGCACCGTGACCACGACCCTCGGGCGACCCACCTTGCCCGGGAAAGCAGAGAGGCCCCGCAGACATGACGTCCGCGGGGCCTCTCCGTCAGTCGGGAGAGCGGGCTCTCACCAACCGCGCTCCGCCAGCCGGTGCGGCTCCGGGATCTCGTCGACGTTGATGCCGACCATCGCCTCGCCCAGCCCGCGCGAGACCTTGGCGATCACGTCGGCGTCGTCGAAGAACG is drawn from Promicromonospora sp. Populi and contains these coding sequences:
- a CDS encoding SDR family NAD(P)-dependent oxidoreductase, which codes for MPTNAGIDPDELATTLRVLGRLKDLDPNHPDVQTVKRATGYMWKLLKKSRKAAVREEIQAHDRSVIEQTATGSAARIDDETAGIPLVSNAPGAFAGELRTARGCYICKTDYTLVDSFYHWLCPDCAAKSHARRDQRTDLTGRRALLTGGRAKIGMYIALRLLRDGAHLTITTRFPKDAVRRFSAMPDAADWLHRLKIVGIDLRDPTQVIALADDVAAAGPLDILVNNACQTVRRSPGSYSQLVTGESSPVAPLPHGLVAPEMVTFDHISEAHPAAIAGALTALSVAHHEGQSQDDAVAMHTAASLTALALRAGSASLDAHLAGTAVDAGGLLPDLQTTNSWTQVVDEVDPLELLEVQLCNAIAPFLLISRLRPAMRAATSKARRGYVVNVSAMEGQFSRRYKGAGHPHTNMAKAALNMLTRTSAAEMFEKDRVLMTAVDTGWITDERPHQEKLRLAAEGWHAPLDLVDGAARVYDPIVQGEAGTDLYGCFLKDYEPSPW
- a CDS encoding type II toxin-antitoxin system VapB family antitoxin, producing the protein MTRTVIDMDDEKLAAAAEIFGTTTKVATVNAALEDAIKRRKREQFFDWLDEGGLPDLTGPIQRADGNAQGAA
- a CDS encoding class I SAM-dependent methyltransferase, which codes for MNADHYDGFADSYDAENVDSLLNAYYNRPALVRLAGDVTGRRILDAGCGAGPITAELQARGAVMTGFDGSPAMIDLARQRLGNDVPLRVADLGQPLPYADDRFDDVIASLVLHYLKDWSAPLAEIRRILKPGGRLILSVNHPFVHAFSYPTEDNFALRQYSEEFEFAGTKATLTFWNRPLHAMTDAFTAAGFRIAVVSEPPPAPDTPRDLLPPRLAAGERSAFFAFLFFVLEAA
- a CDS encoding VOC family protein, whose translation is MCSGHGFHIDIRVAGEPPWDWLQRADLIRAKVAELEGAGATRVREEEYTDERGSVLGHVVMLDPEGNEFCVA
- the hrpB gene encoding ATP-dependent helicase HrpB, whose product is MVSQGVLLPDPSVPGAALPVRAVLPATVDAVRSRGTAVLVAPPGSGKTSLLPLALADALEGTIIVAEPRRMATRAAATRLAMLVGEPLGQRIGYAMRGERAGGKGLRVEVVTTGLLVRRLQQDPELPGVAAIVIDECHERHLDADLLLALCLDIRANLREDLAIVATSATADTVRLSRALGTDVPAPVITASAALFDVAIEWAPPPVPAPLLPGGRVDPRLLDHVAAVVQRALAENEGDILVFVPGEAEINGVARRLAGQNVLPLFGRQSRAEQDRALAPSATRRIVVTTSVAESSLTVPGVRVVVDSGLAREPRTDQSRGLGALVTCRVSRSSADQRAGRAGREAPGRVYRCWSATDHGRLDAHAAPEIAIADLAGFALDLAAWGAPAGAGLTLLEAPPAVAMTAAIKLLRSIDAVDDDGRITERGRRMAAIGAHPRLARALLDGTPRVGADRAREVVALLSDDSGRGSGDDLPARWRALRRGEDRGATARWREETKRLGRGATGDTSGGSAARRVPDDLAAGIVVGLAYPDRIARARGTDSTTYQMSGGTGAALDPQSPLRTSTWLAIAVADRAPGRADARIRSAAPIDEQTARDIAGGLVSTTDQIRWDDGRIVTRRVEALGAIVLGDVPLAKPDPLLVQAAVRDGIRRSGLSVLRWSEAALALRERLAFCHAHLGAPWPAVDDEALLADLDEWLGTELASVRGSRDLAHIDVASALRRLLPWPAAARFGELAPERLQVPSGSEVRLGYDGVEPPVLAVKLQEVFGWTATPAVADGRVPVVLHLLSPARRPVAITSDLASFWKQGYPQVRADLRARYPRHPWPEDPLTAVPTKRVKPRQ
- a CDS encoding PIN domain nuclease; translated protein: MATRYLIDKSAFARYSKPAARDVLQPLHQAGRLAICGAVELEVMHSARSKSDAERIRDGLRGFDWLPTPDEVWDRAAEVQAQLVGAGNWRALSVADLVIAAVAERHQASVLHYDGDFDMIAAVTGQPTQWVVPPGSAD
- a CDS encoding ATP-binding protein, which gives rise to MLLQGETPVLLDEWQAHPPLWNLVRRAVDDRQAKGQFILTGSATPDDDARRHTGAGRFAVIQMRPMSLYETGHSTGQVSLAAMFDGEAPRAFDPDWTPTSARERIAERVAIGGWPVNVGLNTADALLTNRDYLDVVRRYDIQRATGSGKDPEVALRVMRSFARGVSTPMSEVTIAKDLREGEAPERGPDATSRDAVSTHLDALRRLRLVEDQPAWGPSMRSARRLQASPKRHFVDPSLAVAALQVGVEPLATDVKTLGMLFESLAVRDLRVYSQPLGGRVSYYRDYDKLEVDAIVELHDGRWGAFEIKLGTATNVIDTAATNLKKMAALVDDNRCAFLAVLTNGGMATRRPDGVDVVPLRMLAP
- a CDS encoding CopG family ribbon-helix-helix protein → MKTAISLPDHTAERFDHIAQKHGMTRSEFYRRAAEHYADELTGADLTAQIDDAIDAIGQPGDDTAEFRRAANARLVEASDEW